In Hasllibacter sp. MH4015, the following proteins share a genomic window:
- a CDS encoding HigA family addiction module antitoxin: MSLLKDPMHPGEVLKELYLDPLEMGAIAFARRLGVPRTRIERLIKGTTGITPDTALRLARVFNTTPAYWLNLQTNYDMARATLEIDVSNIEPLVAA, encoded by the coding sequence ATGAGCTTGCTTAAAGACCCAATGCACCCCGGTGAAGTCCTGAAGGAGCTTTACCTCGATCCCCTGGAGATGGGCGCCATTGCGTTTGCCCGGCGTCTGGGCGTGCCTCGGACGCGGATCGAGCGTTTGATAAAGGGCACGACCGGGATCACGCCTGACACGGCACTGCGCCTTGCCCGTGTGTTCAACACGACCCCGGCCTACTGGTTGAATTTGCAGACGAACTATGACATGGCTCGAGCAACGCTGGAGATTGACGTTTCCAATATCGAGCCCTTGGTCGCTGCATAA